The Panthera leo isolate Ple1 chromosome D1, P.leo_Ple1_pat1.1, whole genome shotgun sequence region TGGAATGGGTAGTTGAAGAAGGCAATCACAAATACTAGCTAAAACCCTGTGAGcagtttcagaaataaaatgagatttataaTAGTTTATTAGTTATTAGTATTTCTTCTATTATGAATACACacaatattttgtgtgtgtgtatatatatatatatatatatatgtatatatatatctcacaaatatgttttcatttccttatctccTTTATCCCTATACCACGTAACATAAGATATGTTAAGAAATTAACTTTATATCACAGTATTTGAGTTACAGGAGAAGAGCAAACATCCTCTAAGGACTTTGCATCTTCTGGAGCAAGAGTTAGCATATTTTCAGTTAGAATATACACAAGTTAAGTTGTATTGTGGTAGGTAGAAGTATGACTTCGTTACTGTCTTTATTTGAAAAGGGTGTGGTTTAAAGAGATGTGTATGAGTGCCAAGTTGACAAGAGATGGACCGTCGTGGtcagttttatgtgtcaatttggctaGGCTTTAGTCCCCAATTTTTCAAACAAACATtaatctaggtgttgctgtgaaggtattttgtagaagtGGTTAAAGTCCATAATCAGGTGACCTTAAGTATGAAAGATTATTCTAGATAATCTAGAGGAGCCTgattcaatcagttgaaaggcTGTAAGAGCAGAACTGAGACTTCCCTGAGGAAAAGAAGTTTCACCTGTGGGAAGCAGCTTTAGCTGCTTGAGACTTCCGGGCTGCCTTTTCTGACAGCCTGCCCTATAAATTTCAGATTTGCCTTGCCATCCCCACAACTGCATAATAAATCTCTTAATATACATCTCCTACtggttctatttatttgtttgcaccCTTACTTGTACattcaatatacatttttctgCAGTAAAGGGAAAATTTTACCAATTTAGTCACCTAGAAAACTTCTGGCTACCCTGAGTTTTGACAATTTATCCATCACTTTCTTGCTGGTTCACTGTCTAATGGAAATCCAGGAAAACTATAGCCTTTTCTATCCACCTCCTTCTCTGCATATTTCTTTTCAGATACAAGTCACGCTGTCTTTCCTTCTTGAATGTCACTCTTCGAATTTTGAACAAAATAACATAGTTATAACTGGAGTATAACATTAAATATGTAGCACAATATGAAACCTAATTACGTATAGTTTTTgatctttaattcttaaaatctGAGTTGTGGATGAAATTGTTAATTGTAcccttttctacttttctgaatgttttaaacatttgaaagtaaaatattttaaatattaaagtaaaagaaacataaaaagcaaACACATCATAAATGGAGAGAGAACAATGCACTGTTATAGAAACAATAAGTTAACTCTCTTGGAAATCCAGTTCACCAAATAAATTAGAAGGTAAGTAAGTACACAGAGGATTTGTATAACAACTGATCTAATGGCTgtatagaaaactttaaaaatcagacagTCTAGACTAGAAAAGGAATGTCAGTTCATAAATATAGATGATAGTTGAGATTAGAATAATAAATGACCACAGGCAGGACTGCTTAACCtaaccaaagttaaaaaaaaatttaagaataaaaaataatgttgtgAGGTTTCAAAATAGCACTAATTGGCCATTAGGAATTAACAAAGATTTTCAAGCAGAAATATATACAGCATAACACtgctatctttttaaattttttaaaaatgtttttatttatttttgagacagagagagacagagcatgagcaggggaggggcagagagagggggagacacagaatctgaagtgggctccaggctctgagctgtcagcaaagagcccgacgcggggctcgaactcacagagtgtgagatcatgacctgagctgaagttggacgctcaaccgactgagccacccaggcgccccaacactgcTGTCTTTTgacaaaaagactaaaaaaattcGAAGTTGGGGTAGAAATGATATGATTCAAGATAGAGCATCTTATATTATTTTCAGTGCCTGTGTGAGGGCCATGGCCCATAGCGCTTCTTTTTGACTAAAGAAAAATGGTacagaggcacctaggtggctcaattggttaagcatctgactttggctcaggtcatgatcttgcagttcctgagttcaagacccatgtagggctctgtactgacagctcagagcctggagcctgcttcagattctgtgtctccctctctttctttgcccctccctcactcacactctgtctctctctttctctcaaaaataagcaaacagtaaaaaataaataaataaaataaaaattatatatattattatgaatGTACAGTTGTTAGGCTACAAATAAGGAAGACCAGGAGGAAATAACAGGTTCAGGTAAATTGGAAACTACCACAGtctgtaaaatataataatctatataaaattaaattaaaacaacccCATGTGACGTTATACAAAAACTTAATACAGAATGGGAAGACCATGTAGTTACAATGTAAATAAagtcaaaacaaagcaaatacgGTATCAATAACCCAATTAAACTTATGTAATGTGGTTTCCAAAGTGTTGGGGTAAAATAGTATGCCTGCCATCCTTAAACACTCGACAGACTAtatttcattaattcactcatcCAATATTGTTGCTGAGCCAGACAGAATCCATCTCTCGTCTATCATTTTATAATGTCTGACTGAAAGTATATAGTAGGATATTGCATCTGCCTTTCcacaatcaaaaaggaaacaaatgagaagAGGAATGCTCTCGGAAACCTCGGAAAATGCTGCACATCTAGGCCAAGTACCATCTAAGCAAAAGCACTTTTGTGGCCTCTTGTCAATGTCAATGCTTCCTTTACCTGAAAAGGAATGGGCTTTAATGAATTGCTACTAGGTTTTCTGAAGGTCTAGCTGCTGACTTTATAACATCTGAAAAATTACACATGTAGAAATTccaacaaaggaagaaaactaaagcatgaagttatatattaaatacatatagtTTATTGaaactatacatttttatgttctaAAATTACATAATTGTTACGTGTAAATGCtgcatataataatatataactatatttatacacacaaacacatatatacacacaaatgtatgttaaatttgctttctctctgccatgaTAAGTGTTGCATGCTGTCTACCTTGCGGTATTTCTGTTACAGCCTaaaagaagtttttctttcatattttcttaaatttgagaaAGTGATTAAAATGAGATATCATCAATTGATTACAAAAGGAACCAGGCCCCTAACCCTCTAGGAAGCAATAAACAGGTCCTAGCCATGAAGTTAATGATAGCAGAACCTCTTTTTGTTTACTCCCCCTAAGAAAAAGAGGGcttttaagacaaaacaaaactggggtgcctgggtggctcagttggttaagcgtctgacttgggctcaggtcatgatctcatggtttgtgagttagagccccgcattgggctctgtgctgactaacCAAAAGTTgagctccagctcagagcctggagcctgcttctgattctgtgtctccttctctctctgcccctcccccacttgtactctgtctctctgtctctcaaaaataaatagaacattttaaaaaattaaaaaaattaataaaaacaaaacaaaatcaaaatggataGAACTATAAAAACTAGTTGGATAATAACTGATTATTTCTTAGcatcttcataaaaataaaattattttaaaactccaGTACCAATATATGTCTCTTAAAGTTCTGGTTATTTCACTTACTACGTTAGAAAAAGAAGCATTTAATTAAGGcctgaaagaaaaggagatttcctctgatattttttttttttttgcctcttatCCTTCAATTGTGTACTAAGTCAGTGTGTTTATAATTGCAGACTTTTACCTAATGTAGGTGTTTTTTTGAGATTAagttaaatgaaaagagaaggcaTGTCTGAGTCTCTTTAGCAAAGACAATCTCTCAAGAAAAGGGCTTGGCCACTAGACATGGTTTTTCTGATGGCATCTTTGACCTCCTTGTTCCTCAGGCAATAGATAATAGGGTTGAGCATGGGAGTAAAGACTGCATAAATGGCTGAGATCAATTTGTTAGAATTGAATGAAGCAATGGCTCGAGGTCGGACATACACGAAGATCACAGCTGTATAGAAGATGACCACCACTGTAAGGTGAGAGGCACAGGTGGAGAAGGTCTTCCACTGCCCAGTGGCTGACGGAATGTGCAGGATGGTAGAGACAATGAAGCCATAGGAAAGGACAGTGGCTGAGAGGGGAAACACAAGAATGAGAATGGCTAGCACAAAGTCCACCATCTCAGCCATAGAAAAATCCATGCAGGCCAGTTTGAGGATAGGAGAAACATCACAGAAAAAATGGTTCAAGATATTATTGCCACAGAAGGCAACTCGGGAGATGAAGTATACCTTTGCCATGGAGATGGTGAAGCCACTCACCCAGGAACTGATGGTCAGATGAACGCAAAATCCTGTGGTCATCATGGCTGGATAACGAAGAGGACAACATATAGCCACGTAACGGTCATAGGCCATGGCAGCCAAGAGCACACATTCAGTACAGGCAAGTGAGATGAAGAAATAGAGTTGGATCATGCATCCCAGGAAGGAGATGGTATTGGGATGAAGTAGGAATCCAGCCAACATCTTAGGGACTGTGACAGATACATACCAAGTCTCCAGAAAGGACATGGTGCCCAGAAAATAGTACATAGGCTTGTGCAGGGACCCAGTAACCCATACAGTGAGAATGATAACCAAATTCTCCAGCAGCACAAACAGGTAGGtgatgaggaagagaaggaaaagcagaaccTGTAGCCAAGGGGAAGTATGGAAGCCCACCAGGATGAATTCACTAACATAGGTGGTATTTTCCTTTGACATGACTAAGACACCAAAAGACAAAGGATTTAATGAAAATAGCACAAATCAAAGAATGAGATCCACATTAGTAGCAAGGGGCCCTCAGGCTGTAGGTACTTTATCATTAAACTTAACCCTAGTGCCACAATCTGGTCCCAGGGTGTGATTTGGCAGTCCTGAAAGGCCACAAGATCCTCCCCAGAAAATCagatgtcagaacagagcctgaaaACAAATCCACCAAAGACACAACGTTAAGAATCCaaagaaaccaatattgcactgtactttaactagaatttaaataaaaatttttaaaaaaatagtggcaAACATAAATGAGGCTGAAGAGATACCCTCTCTATTCCTCTAATATCATTGTATATTCAAAAACGCTTGAgctgtcatatatatataattctctcCCAGCACCATAATTTCCCACTTACAAAATTATAGCATTAGAAACtgtggttaggggcgcctgggtggctcggtcggttaagtgtccgccttcggctcaggtcatgatctcatggtccgtgagttcaagccccacgtcaggctctgtgctgactgctcagagcctggaacctgtttcagattctgtgtctccctctctctctgcccctcccctgttcatgttctgtctctctctgtctcaaaaataaataaacgttaaaaaaaattttaaaaaaggaactgtggttaaaggaaaattttaattctctttgataaactaataataattaatgtattttgCTAAAGTTAATGTTTATAAAGTCCCTATACCAAGTTTAAGAGTCATTAAAACAATAATACCCTTTATTAAGATAATTTTACTCATGAGAATTTAATTCAAACTAATACCAGAAACCATATATATGAAGAGGTTCATAACATTATGATACTTAAGAGTGAGGAAATCATTACATAAGTTATGATTGTCAACTGGATGAAATAAGTGATAATTATAAGAatcttgtaaaaataaaaaaggatttaatAGTTGGTAAAagcacaaaacagacaaacaatgAATCTTAAAGCAGAGTCATGAGGTCAGATTCAGGATTTAGTCCCACAGATCTAGGTGAGAAATGTCGTCAGGTAGTACTAGGAGTAAATACTTTCCTTAT contains the following coding sequences:
- the LOC122201403 gene encoding olfactory receptor 6, yielding MSKENTTYVSEFILVGFHTSPWLQVLLFLLFLITYLFVLLENLVIILTVWVTGSLHKPMYYFLGTMSFLETWYVSVTVPKMLAGFLLHPNTISFLGCMIQLYFFISLACTECVLLAAMAYDRYVAICCPLRYPAMMTTGFCVHLTISSWVSGFTISMAKVYFISRVAFCGNNILNHFFCDVSPILKLACMDFSMAEMVDFVLAILILVFPLSATVLSYGFIVSTILHIPSATGQWKTFSTCASHLTVVVIFYTAVIFVYVRPRAIASFNSNKLISAIYAVFTPMLNPIIYCLRNKEVKDAIRKTMSSGQALFLRDCLC